Proteins found in one Chloroflexota bacterium genomic segment:
- a CDS encoding Gfo/Idh/MocA family oxidoreductase, translating to MADAIRIGVIGTGVFGISHLRVFKQAQNEGRTVLVAACSSGRDPARDQERKDEFGIPIYTDWREMLDKESLDAVTIVTPDHLHREMTIEAANRGLHVLVEKPLDVTSAGCQAIVDACKDNNVFLQVDFHKRYDPYHLALERQCNDGTLGEVLYGYVHMEDKIVVPRDWFPHWAGSTSPAWFLGVHFYDLVRWCIKKEATRVYATGQKRKLAAANIDTYDAIQAKVEFEGGTSVFFDNGWVLPDTFEAIVNQSIRLVGTEGFAEVDSQNRGMEAASYKDGMRTYNEAFMREEEDKHGQIIYRGYGYESILDFVDNLDFLREGGTIDQLEGRYPSGEDALEVTRIAEAVHQSIDSGSIVTLR from the coding sequence ATGGCAGATGCTATTCGCATTGGCGTTATTGGCACCGGTGTTTTCGGAATCAGTCACCTGCGAGTCTTCAAGCAGGCGCAAAACGAGGGCCGCACTGTGCTGGTGGCGGCCTGCTCGTCCGGGCGGGATCCGGCGCGGGACCAGGAGCGCAAAGATGAATTCGGCATCCCCATCTACACCGACTGGCGAGAGATGCTCGACAAGGAATCTCTCGACGCCGTTACCATCGTCACGCCGGACCACCTCCACCGCGAAATGACCATCGAAGCAGCCAATCGAGGGCTGCACGTCCTGGTTGAGAAACCGCTGGACGTGACCAGCGCCGGCTGCCAAGCAATTGTGGATGCCTGCAAAGACAACAATGTCTTCCTCCAGGTTGACTTCCATAAACGCTACGATCCCTATCATTTAGCGCTTGAGCGGCAGTGCAACGACGGTACACTGGGCGAGGTACTCTACGGCTACGTGCATATGGAAGACAAGATCGTCGTGCCGCGCGATTGGTTTCCCCATTGGGCCGGCTCAACCAGTCCCGCGTGGTTTCTCGGCGTGCACTTTTACGACCTTGTGCGCTGGTGCATCAAGAAGGAAGCAACAAGAGTCTATGCAACCGGCCAGAAGAGGAAACTCGCGGCAGCCAACATCGATACCTACGATGCTATTCAGGCAAAGGTTGAATTCGAGGGCGGCACAAGTGTTTTCTTCGATAACGGGTGGGTGCTCCCTGACACATTTGAAGCCATTGTAAATCAGTCCATCCGCCTGGTTGGCACGGAAGGCTTTGCCGAAGTCGACAGCCAGAACCGCGGCATGGAAGCCGCAAGCTACAAGGACGGCATGCGCACGTACAACGAGGCGTTCATGCGCGAAGAGGAAGATAAGCACGGGCAGATCATATACCGTGGCTATGGGTATGAGAGCATTCTGGACTTCGTCGACAATCTCGATTTCTTGCGAGAAGGCGGCACGATCGACCAGTTGGAAGGACGCTATCCAAGTGGCGAGGATGCACTCGAAGTCACGCGGATCGCCGAGGCAGTCCACCAGAGCATCGATAGCGGATCGATCGTCACGCTGAGGTGA
- a CDS encoding M20/M25/M40 family metallo-hydrolase has translation MTRPLPADIRAFLEQESTAIADWLFSLCALESKLGNEAATRAEVMKAFQGLGLTIEEVAYPQDITANPHHVPVPELDQFPDHVRANILATRAGSGGGRSLILQTHLDVVPESEGQRYERILDPERGEIIYARGSNDAKGQAAALLLVMRALAHFDVPLAGDLALQLVTEEEVGGNGALAFIHAGHRADGVVVMEPSLAQIHPANRGALWFQIGIEGVSMHMGRMHEGVSAIDKGIALIASFKEYEKELVAMSKGYRGFERYDHPVQLNVGMFQGGHWPSAVAGEALIEGGVGFLPNKAMDDVRADLERIVATHPDEWIRNHTSISFDKLRNDSFEIAYDHPLPTTLHASTRQAGMESEVFGWNVSCDARLYARVGGLPVVVFGPGDLATAHGPHEHFAVADMVDAACALTQFVQEWCGVR, from the coding sequence ATGACGAGACCACTCCCCGCCGACATACGCGCCTTTCTTGAGCAAGAGTCCACCGCAATTGCGGACTGGCTCTTTTCCCTCTGTGCCCTTGAGAGCAAACTCGGCAACGAAGCTGCAACGCGCGCCGAGGTGATGAAGGCCTTTCAAGGCCTAGGTCTGACCATTGAGGAAGTGGCTTATCCGCAGGATATTACCGCGAATCCCCATCATGTCCCGGTGCCGGAACTCGATCAGTTCCCGGACCACGTGCGCGCTAACATACTCGCCACGCGAGCCGGCAGCGGCGGCGGGCGCAGCCTCATTCTGCAGACCCATCTCGACGTCGTACCGGAAAGCGAAGGCCAGCGTTACGAGCGCATCCTAGACCCGGAGCGCGGAGAGATAATCTACGCCCGTGGCAGCAACGACGCCAAAGGACAAGCAGCAGCATTGTTGCTTGTCATGCGCGCTCTAGCGCACTTCGATGTCCCGCTTGCCGGCGATCTGGCTCTGCAATTGGTCACAGAGGAAGAAGTAGGCGGCAACGGCGCGCTGGCCTTCATTCATGCGGGACACCGCGCTGATGGCGTGGTAGTCATGGAACCTTCTCTTGCGCAAATCCATCCCGCGAATCGCGGTGCGCTCTGGTTCCAAATTGGGATAGAGGGCGTCAGCATGCACATGGGGCGCATGCACGAAGGAGTCAGTGCCATTGATAAGGGCATCGCTCTTATCGCCAGCTTCAAAGAGTACGAAAAAGAGTTGGTTGCAATGAGTAAAGGGTATCGTGGATTCGAGCGCTACGATCACCCTGTGCAATTGAATGTCGGCATGTTCCAAGGCGGTCATTGGCCCAGTGCAGTCGCTGGTGAAGCCTTGATCGAAGGCGGCGTGGGGTTCTTGCCAAATAAGGCCATGGATGACGTGCGGGCAGACTTGGAGCGCATAGTTGCCACACATCCTGATGAATGGATCCGGAATCACACATCCATATCGTTTGACAAACTGCGCAATGATTCATTTGAGATTGCCTACGATCATCCCTTACCCACCACGCTTCACGCCTCGACGCGGCAAGCCGGGATGGAAAGTGAAGTCTTTGGCTGGAACGTCTCCTGCGATGCGCGGCTCTACGCTCGGGTCGGAGGCCTTCCCGTAGTCGTATTCGGCCCTGGCGACCTGGCAACCGCCCACGGTCCCCACGAACACTTCGCCGTAGCGGACATGGTTGATGCCGCCTGCGCTCTCACGCAATTCGTGCAAGAGTGGTGCGGCGTGCGCTAG